The following DNA comes from Papaver somniferum cultivar HN1 unplaced genomic scaffold, ASM357369v1 unplaced-scaffold_128, whole genome shotgun sequence.
agggttattgtaacggataacgatcaagccttaatgcatgcaatagcggtagtgtttccggaagcccaaaacttgcaatgtacgtggcacattcaatgcaatctcaaaaccaattgccatcatcatttccaagctaaaagaccaaggaagggtaccaagaggtcaaaggaagaggatgagcgcattagtaaattaaccgtggaagaacgtaaggaagaggataggctatttgaagaaaagtggaaggagtatggaattatttggaaaatgttcatgaaagcatgggacaaaatcgtttggtcgatgaccgaggaaatttacgaatgtaacttgaagaaatttgaggatgaatacggcacggactacccaaaatcggttgagtattgtaaaaaacaatggttaacgattaaggagaggtttgtgtttgcatggacatatgaatatcgtaacttcaagaacgaggcgacaagcattgcggaggggtctcatggtcgactaaagaaaatactaattggtagtcaaaatggagttgtgtcgatccaagaagcaatccatgaattcaccaatcgtgatctcgtaaagattaggaaatgtatgcaatttagtgtacaccaattcccgatggaacatattaaggaaaaattgcttctaaggggagttgttcataaagtttcaagatgggcaataaatcgcatggttcataattgtggcgtggcttcttgtacttaccaacaaaaggacccaatgaaacgttaatccaaaatatacgatcgtcctgctgttctttgggtagatctttgacaatgtaataattttttatccattcggtctcttcctcaacttgttttaatctttctctatgatggaattgttcttcacctcgcttcttagccttgatttcctcttcctcctccttcgttgccactaacgatggtttttttttttgggttgtttgttccttttttgtatttcttcttccattgctgcaattgatgtagttgttcgcttgcatcttcgaagtatgttgtcgattgatgatggacttgccattgaaaatgtttttcattctgattttttactcaataataactgagagggttactccttatatagattagagttccaacggctctaatttttgaaaaggtttctgaaaatatggccgttgaggtttcgtaccaatgatgcactacaatcggttgctaacgatacacgtattccctccgaataaaacattcggaggataattttttttgtaaagttccgaatgaacgatggcccaaaatcagaatttgggaaaaattgatacttttcaaattttgaacttcaaataatcggaagttaactcagttaccagaacttccgaatatgcggtgtctaaccttctatattgtcccttggaaccacctagagtcatggcatggtttgttttgaacttgtaatattcagaggataattttttttgtaaagttccgaatgaatgatggcccaaaaatcagaatttgggaaaaactgatacttttcaagttttgaacttcaaataatcggaaggtaactcagttaccagaacttctgaatatggggtgtctaaccttctatattggcccttggaaccacctagagccatggcatggtttgttttgaacttgtaatatccggaggataatttttttgtaaagttccgaatgaacgatggcccaaaaatcagaatttgggaaaaactgatacttttcaaattttgaacttcaaataatcggaagttaactcagttaccagaacttccgaatatggggtgtctaaccttctatattggcccttggaaccacctagagtcatggcatggtttgttttgaacttgtaatattcggaggataattttttttgtaaagttccgaataaacgatggcccaaaaatcagaatttgggaaaaactgatacttttcaaattttgaacttcaaataattggaagttaactcagttaccaaaattttcgaatgtaccacacaaatcattgtcatttgaacttgtctaacttagttaccaaaatttttgaatgtaccacacaaatcattgtcatttgaacttgtctaacttagttaccaaaattttcgaatgtaccacacaaatcattgttatTTATCTGCTCTtttttactttacgaccgtgactacctcccagtcctgcacgaccacgggtttgagcaacttcagttggagcagctttagttggagcagcttcagcgctcgatgaagctcgagttcttttacccgtctttgatactgccaccttgggctgatgcctcttcgtgactttctccccaaactgggcagcatagtcttcgttatccatattatcaactagatctctagcctctttgatattctcagctggcatgggatctccgctcttcaggcatgcagttaacattttggaaacacgcttgaacctattcacctgttttttatacgtaatgacataacatcaaacggtaattacctaagatttataggaataatataaaatgaacaaaaatataagaacacgcaccagtctatcataaccagctggtttgtctttgatgatacaattataacttgaacccgccgcagtagtgttggatttgatttcacggataaccaaaggatgtgataccttgttataccaactcatatagtctggagaattttcatcacctcgggtggttcgtctaccagtgtcgataatgaagtcattcctcttatcccagttatcaagaacaataGGTGGGCCaatgtgaacaatcgtgagattatcaccactagaagagcacaactccaactccagtttgTAGTAAtctccattttctccacaggttgctgttgtatatacctgtgttgtcgcatcaccctagaagggttatacatcacatatcctgtggggtgccataacggtccaaaataaagggacaagtcctgTAGGAAATTCCTGATTATTCTTTCACATTCATTCAATACTCTTTTACTTGACATAAGCTTTGTTCGTAATTGAATCGAGTGAGTAGAAGATGCTCAAGTAAATCTTTCATAGAGATGATAGGAAGTAGTTGAGTTTGCGAAGTAAGAAATCACTGATTCAGAAATTGTTGATTGAATCTACATGATACTCTTTTACTTGACATAAGCTTTGTTCGTAATTGAATCGAGTGAGTAGAAGATGATCAAGTAAATCTTTCATAGAGATGATAGGAAGTAGTTGAGTTTGCGAAGTAAGAAATCACTGATTCAGAAATTGTTGATTGAATCTACATGATAATTGTTGAGTCTTCATCGATCCAGTCAAGATACAGAGGACTTTCAATTTCATTTGTTTGACTCTTAATACTTTTGTATTGAGCGGGACAAGGATAAGATCCATCCAGAAACTTCATCAATTTGTACTTACGAATCACGGGAAGCATGAGAGATTTCCATATAAAGAAATTATCTCCATtccattttagattaacaaagcTGGTTAGATGATGAATATGAatcttccaaattgaatttgaagTAGGATTTTCCGTTAAAACGATTAAAGAATTAGGTTCTTGAATTGttagaagagaaaaagaaaattatggtTTATTTGGATCAGAAAAACTCTGATACCATAGTGGAAATCATTCTCATTAACCAACAAGAGAATTACAGAGGAGGCAACAGAAAAGTAACAGGAGGTAAAAAATTCTGTTACAAATAACAGATATAAACAAACCGTTATACTAGACAGTTACACTAGACAGTAAGAGAAAAAGGCACAGATATTAACTGTCATTAAAGAAAACGTAAAACCTAGACAGTAAGAGAAAAAGGCACAGATATTAACTGTCATTAGGGAAAACCTCTTGACAACAAGAATCAACCACaacctggatttttttttttttaaacataatAAATCATAACCAATTACTAACATGAACCAAGCGAAAGTAAATCTCTGAAACAAACGGGGAGGGGAATATAGAGGCAGATGCATGCAGAAACTGGTAACAGTAGGACCATAGCATCTTTGCTTTCTCAGATGACAGAAAAAGGAAAATCCGAGTTTAATGATAAAAATAACATGTTAGTAAAGCTTATCTATTGAAATTTTCATATTCAACTAAACATGTTAATAAATTAACTAGTCGATCTAGTAGTACTACGTTAAAATTCTGATCTTACTGAAGCACTGATATTGGAGCGAATCTCAAACAGACATCCACCTGGTAACTTGGGATTCACGGCTTGGCTTCAAAAAGAATTGATGAATAGGGTGCAACATTATAGGTATCTCCAGTAAATGGAATTCCTTCAGGAACGAAGTCATCTGGAGATTCAAGATTGGTGTCCACCTGTCATTTAGGACCAGGATATAACTCGTCTGTTCAGTACCAAACATATCAAAAacgacataaaaatatggatgcaGAAAGAATACCACTCTGAGCCATCGCCTATTAGGAGGAGGTGAAGGTATAAGAGCTTTAACAAAATAATCATGTGCATTAAATGCTACGTAAATATCAGCCCCATGATCCCTTTCATGGATCCTGCAAAATCCATGTTTCAATAATTAGAAACATGCCTGAGTGATGGGACTACATTGTTCCCAAATCAGATTTGGACAAGAAAAAGACCAATAATAATGTCAGCCAAAGAGGTCACAAATTATTAAAAGCTAAGGTCCAGGAACTAGCAAAGGACACAAACAATAACCAAACAGAGAAATAAATTTTGCATAGTGCAAGGACATTTTTGTTTAGAGATGTAATTCAAGTTTGGACAGAACTTTTAGTTTCAAAATAacaaatcaaagtttttatttatcTCTTCTTTCAGTGGTCTTTTACCGAGTCAACATAAAAATAAAGCAGAAGGCTACTACTTCTTACGTAAATGCGAGGAACTTGCTCTCATGGTTGTCCCAGTTATCCTCATGCCAGGTAACATCATTCTGCGCGAATTGGATATTAAATTTAGTAACACATGGAAAATACTTCAACAAATAAAAGAAACGAAGAAGCTGTAAGAGGTTAGAATCGAATAAAAACGAGAGTCAATGAATCTTTTACCTTTTCAAGAAATTGGTCGCGTCCCAATACAGAATGTTTTCGGCGAAACTTTATCGACTCTGCAAAGAACCTAAAGTGATTCTTTTTCCTGGCATCAAGCTGTTCACAAATAATCTACCATTTCTTAGGCATTTCTCAAAGTAGACaacaaaaaagaattaaatatccTTACTAACCTGGTGCCACTGAAAATTATTCATTGCATTATCATGTCCATAACTGTTGTTATTGCCCTCCCGTGTGTGGCCGTATTCATCTCCCATCAGCATCATTGGAGTCCCCTGCATACATGGAATTTTGCACATAAATCAAGTCGACCTTTGGTAGTTACGGAACTGATTACATAAACTTGTGAATGTGTAACTAAACTCATCTCACTCCAAGAATAAAAGAACTGGGATGGAATAGCAAGAATCTTATGATCAAGGTAGACAACCATTGTTGAGTTCTATGAATCTTGACATCTTGAGATGCATGCAAGAACTTGTACTAGTGCAAGCGAATTTAAAATCAACGACATAGAAAACATGACTTAATTGAGCTTTAACCCAGAAAACAAGAATCCAACTTTACATGCTAAAGACTAAAGGTAAAAATGATTATCGAACAGTCTACCTGTGAGATCATTAGAGCCAAATGGAAGTTTTTCGATTACATGCTAAAGACTAAAGGTAAAaatggtatactcattactaccttttttttttcaaaatttatatgttaaatggttatgcttattagatttgttttgttttatgcacgtttagacatttggaagtaagaaggaggcaaaggaatggcttatgaacaaggcaaaagataacatgtgcgtggtagttcaaaatattcATGTtggtgacactcgatttgaaatgatttgcgagcgaggtgggacgcgaaagagtcacgagggaaagaatagtaagtacgtacggaagacgaataggaaataccgaagcaataccaagaagataggatgcccatttaagattgtcttctataagcccgatggtattaaaggtaaagagtataaaatgtataaagttgataacggttgtcacaaccatgatgatccgttggatttaactggacatgtaatggttgccaagttaaaaccacatcaaatgcagacggtgaggtctatgcggatccaaaaagcgagtgcgatcttaagtaaaataaaggcggacgaccccgacaacttgtcttctttgtctacaattaagtcgtccCTAGATATGAtgaaaaggactgaatgggatggtagaacggtcatgcaacaatcggagtggttagcggagttacacggctacaccttgagaagggaagaaaaggatggtatagtggttcgtattttcctggcacatcccgaaatgatccaattggctcaatgctttcatcaaattttgttggtagatgctacttataagacaaacaagtataacatgccgttgttgaacattgcttgccatacttcggacaaaaacgcgtttacgattgcatggggtttaatggatcatgagaacaatgtgagtttcatttggatgttggagacgttgaggtccatttataacgatgataattttccaagggttattgtaacggataacgatcaagccttaatgcatgcaatagcggtagtgtttcccgaagcccaaaacttgcaatgtacgtggcacattcaatgcaatctcaaaaccaattgccatcatcatttccaagctaaaagaccaaggaagggtaccaagaggtcaaaggaagaggatgagcgcattagtaaattaaccgtggaagaacgtaaggaagaggataggctatttgaagaaaagtggaaggagtatggaattatttggaaaatgttcatgaaagcatgggacaaaatcaccgaggaaatttacgaatgtaacttgaagaaatttgaggatgaatacggcacggactacccaaaatcggttgagtattgtaaaaaacaatggttaacgattaaggagaggtttgtgtttgcatggacatatgaatatcgtaacttcaagaacgaggcgacaagcattgcggaggggtctcatggtcgactaaagaaaatactaattggtagtcaaaatggagttgtgtcgatccaagaagcaatccatgaattcaccaatcgtgatctcgtaaagattaggaaatgtatgcaatttagtgtacaccaattcccgatggaacatattaaggaaaaattgcttctaaggggagttgttcataaagtttcaagatgggcaataaatcgcatggttcataattgtggcgtggcttcttgtacttaccaacaaaaggacccaatgaaacgttaatccaaaatatacgatcgtcctgctgttctttgggtagatctttgacaatgtaataattttttatccattcggtctcttcctcaacttgttttaatctttctctatgatggaattgttcttcacctcgcttcttagccttgatttcctcttcctcctccttcgttgccactaacgatggtttttaattttttgggttgtttgttccttttttgtatttcttcttccattgctgcaattgatgtagttgttcgcttgcatcttcgaagtatgttgtcgattgatgatggacttgccattgaaaatgtttttcattctgattttttactcaataataactgagaggggttaccctccttatatagattagagttccaacggctctaatttttgaaaatatggccgttgaggtttctgaaaatatggccgttgaggtttcgtaccaatgatgcactacaatcggttgctaacgatacacgtattccctccgaataaaacattcggaggataattttttttgtaaagttccgaatgaacgatggcccaaaaatcagaatttgggaaaaattgatacttttcaaattttgaacttcaaataatcggaagttaactcagttaccagaacttccgaatatgtggtgtctaaccttctatattgtcccttggaaccacctagagtcatggcatggtttgttttgaacttgtaatattcagaggataattttttttgtaaagttccgaatgaatgatggcccaaaaatcagaatttgggaaaaactgatacttttcaagttttgaacttcaaataatcggaaggtaactcagttaccagaacttctgaatatggggtgtctaaccttctatattggcccttggaaccacctagagccatggcatggtttgttttgaacttgtaatatccggaggataatttttttgtaaagttccgaatgaacgatggcccaaaaatcagaatttgggaaaaactgatacttttcaaattttgaacttcaaataatcggaagttaactcagttaccagaacttccgaatatggggtgtctaaccttctatattggcccttggaaccacctagagtcatggcatggtttgttttgaacttgtaatattcggaggataattttttttgtaaagttccgaataaacgatggcccaaaaatcagaatttgggaaaaactgatacttttcaaattttgaacttcaaataattggaagttaactcagttaccaaaattttcgaatgtaccacacaaatcattgtcatttgaacttgtctaacttagttaccaaaatttttgaatgtaccacacaaatcattgtcatttgaacttgtctaacttagttaccaaaattttcgaatgtaccacacaaatcattgttatTTATCTGCTCTtttttactttacgaccgtgactacctcccagtcctgcacgaccacgggtttgagcaacttcagttggagcagctttagttggagcagcttcagcgctcgatgaagctcgagttcttttacccgtctttgatacttccaccttgggctgatgcctcttcgtgactttctccccaaactgggcagcatagtcttcgttatccatattatcaactagatctctagcctctttgatattctcagctggcatgggatctccgctcttcaggcatgcagttaacattttggaaacacgcttgaacctattcacctgttttttatacgtaatgacataacatcaaacggtaattacctaagatttataggaataatataaaatgaacaaaaatataagaacacgcaccagtctatcataaccagctggtttgtctttgatgatacaattataacttgaacccgccgcagtagtgttggatttgatttcacggataaccaaaggatgtgataccttgttataccaactcatatagtctggagaattttcatcacctcgggtggttcgtctaccagtgtcgataatgaagtcattcctcttatcccagttatcaagaacaataGGTGGGCCaatgtgaacaatcgtgagattatcaccactagaagagcacaactccaactccagtttgTAGTAAtctccattttctccacaggttgctgttgtatatacctgtgttgtcgcatcaccctagaagggttatacatcacatatcctgtggggtgccacaacggtccaaaataaagggacaagtcctgTAGGAAATTCCTGATTATTCTTTCACATTCATTCAATACTCTTTTACTTGACATAAGCTTTGTTCGTAATTGAATCGAGTGAGTAGAAGATGCTCAAGTAAATCTTTCATAGAGATGATAGGAAGTAGTTGAGTTTGCGAAGTAAGAAATCACTGATTCAGAAATTGTTGATTGAATCTACATGATAATTGTTGAGTCTTCATCGATCCAGTCAAGATACAGAGGACTTTCAATTTCATTTGTTTGACTCTTAATACTTTTGTATTGAGCGGGACAAGGATAAGATCCATCCAGAAACTTCATCAATTTGTACTTACGAATCACGGGAAGCATGAGAGATTTCCATATAAAGAAATTATCTCCATtccattttagattaacaaagcTGGTTAGATGATGAATATGAatcttccaaattgaatttgaagTAGGATTTTCCGTTAAAACGATTAAAGAATTAGGTTCTTGAATTGttagaagagaaaaagaaaattatggtTTATTTGGATCAGAAAAACTCTGATACCATAGTGGAAATCATTCTCATTAACCAACAAGAGAATTACAGAGGAGGCAACAGAAAAGTAACAGGAGGTAAAAAATTCTGTTACAAATAACAGATATAAACAAACCGTTATACTAGACAGTTACACTAGACAGTAAGAGAAAAAGGCACAGATATTAACtgtctttaaagaaaatgtaaaaccTAGACAGTAAGAGAAAAAGGCACAGATATTAACTGTCATTAGGGAAAACCTCTTGACAACAAGAATCAACCACaacctggattttttttttttaaacataatAAATCATAACCAATTACTAACATGAACCAAGCGAAAGTAAATCTCTGAAACAAACGGGGAGGGGAATATAGAGGCAGATGCATGCAGAAACTGGTAACAGTAGGACCATAGCATCTTTGCTTTCTCAGATGACAGAAAAAGGAAAATCCGAGTTTAATGATAAAAATAACATGTTAGTAAAGCTTATCTATTGAAATTTTCATATTCAACTAAACATGTTAATAAATTAACTAGTCGATCTAGTAGTACTACGTTAAAATTCTGATCTTACTGAAGCACTGATATTGGAGAGAATCTAAAACAGACATCCACCTGGTAACT
Coding sequences within:
- the LOC113332063 gene encoding isoamylase 3, chloroplastic-like encodes the protein MISQGTPMMLMGDEYGHTREGNNNSYGHDNAMNNFQWHQLDARKKNHFRFFAESIKFRRKHSVLGRDQFLEKNDVTWHEDNWDNHESKFLAFTIHERDHGADIYVAFNAHDYFVKALIPSPPPNRRWLRVVDTNLESPDDFVPEGIPFTGDTYNVAPYSSILFEAKP